In Streptomyces sp. NBC_00704, a genomic segment contains:
- a CDS encoding SpoIIE family protein phosphatase has protein sequence MTSEPALPPESGGAPDVAALTRVVARQRAEMDRLQELAAASAVMERAKGALMAQRGCTPDAAQEELQRRARAGRRTLLEECWITLGALACPPGAEPAPAAADAPTGNPASPQNSTPSDAPAASGSPTPGPAAATPFADEVDATALGRLNRSLVRVGTPQDLALRLLAHLSPDVGADAVMIYARTSSGGLELLGHACVDAAVADQWSRVPPMSGLAALDALRADEPRWLEDPRKDAERYLLIGGRPQLWQSRAWLPVRTGGSADVALGVLRRSEGAFTPRVREHLLAVAQLCAGPLRAFVARRAPALGTVADADAVQSVFDRLSVAAVLLAPQICDDAEGVEDFRIDAATGGAVDALGRSGRDLVGLRFLECWPEFAAEPLWQGCLRALGGEEAYESEPFAGQQLVAGSSELAVHTARAARLGDGLVVSWARYDPSDRQQQRLADVQRLGNLGWATWNLVTGEGDWSSQVFAILDRDPAEGVVPLQALPRLGLSEDVPVLARAVGELMRHGRPCDVPFRIATREGVRHLRMVAEAMPDAQGVPAEVHCFVQDLTAQRNAELALIASERAMLTQHGALQAERTVAARLQDALLPLPKQPVELAGLRVDITYLPAQAGLNVGGDWFSAIELPDGDALFVVGDVAGHGMGAVAAMALLRFTAKGMIITGSSLTGALSRLNALLLHSRDPHGSATMVLARYSPREHRLLWAQAGHPPPLLVRDGKARYLERPYGMLLGATDTPRYEEAEVVLRPGDRLLLYTDGLVERPGESIDRGLERLAGAAGPDGSPVPAPLERLLGALLEPDGRDDVCVCDIQVPGDDAP, from the coding sequence GTGACGAGCGAACCCGCCCTGCCGCCGGAGTCCGGCGGGGCGCCCGACGTGGCCGCGCTGACCCGGGTGGTGGCACGCCAGCGCGCGGAGATGGACCGCCTACAGGAACTGGCGGCGGCCTCGGCCGTGATGGAGCGCGCCAAGGGCGCGCTGATGGCGCAGCGCGGCTGCACGCCGGACGCCGCCCAGGAGGAACTGCAGCGGCGGGCCAGAGCCGGCCGGCGCACGCTGCTGGAGGAGTGCTGGATCACCCTCGGAGCCCTCGCCTGCCCGCCCGGCGCCGAACCGGCCCCCGCGGCGGCCGACGCCCCGACCGGGAACCCCGCGTCGCCCCAGAACTCCACGCCGTCCGACGCCCCCGCTGCGTCCGGCTCCCCCACGCCGGGGCCCGCTGCGGCCACACCGTTCGCCGACGAGGTCGACGCCACCGCCCTGGGCCGGCTGAACCGCTCCCTGGTCCGGGTCGGCACCCCGCAGGACCTCGCCCTGCGCCTGCTGGCCCACCTCTCCCCCGACGTGGGCGCCGACGCCGTGATGATCTACGCCCGCACCTCCAGCGGCGGACTCGAGCTCCTCGGGCACGCCTGCGTCGACGCCGCCGTGGCCGACCAGTGGAGCCGGGTGCCCCCCATGAGCGGGCTCGCCGCGCTCGACGCCCTGCGCGCCGACGAGCCCCGCTGGCTGGAGGACCCGCGCAAGGACGCCGAGCGGTACCTGCTCATCGGCGGCCGGCCGCAGCTCTGGCAGTCGCGGGCCTGGCTGCCGGTGCGGACCGGCGGCTCAGCGGACGTCGCACTCGGCGTCCTGCGCCGGTCCGAGGGCGCCTTCACCCCGCGGGTGCGCGAACACCTCCTCGCCGTCGCCCAGCTGTGCGCGGGCCCGCTGCGCGCCTTCGTGGCCCGCAGGGCCCCCGCCCTCGGCACCGTCGCCGACGCCGACGCCGTGCAGAGCGTGTTCGACCGGCTGTCCGTCGCCGCGGTGCTGCTCGCCCCGCAGATCTGCGACGACGCGGAGGGCGTGGAGGACTTCCGGATCGACGCCGCGACCGGCGGGGCCGTCGACGCCCTGGGCCGCAGCGGACGCGACCTGGTCGGACTGCGCTTCCTGGAGTGCTGGCCGGAGTTCGCCGCCGAACCGCTGTGGCAGGGCTGCCTGCGTGCCCTCGGCGGCGAGGAAGCCTACGAGAGCGAGCCGTTCGCCGGGCAGCAGCTCGTGGCCGGCTCCAGCGAACTGGCCGTCCACACGGCCCGGGCGGCGCGGCTCGGGGACGGCCTGGTCGTCAGCTGGGCCCGCTACGACCCCTCCGACCGGCAGCAGCAGCGCCTCGCCGACGTACAGCGGCTGGGCAACCTCGGCTGGGCGACCTGGAACCTGGTCACCGGCGAGGGCGACTGGTCCTCGCAGGTCTTCGCCATCCTCGACCGCGATCCCGCCGAGGGCGTCGTCCCGTTGCAGGCGCTCCCCCGCCTCGGCCTGTCCGAGGACGTGCCCGTGCTGGCCCGCGCGGTCGGCGAGCTGATGCGCCACGGCCGGCCCTGCGACGTCCCGTTCCGGATCGCCACCCGGGAGGGCGTCCGCCATCTGCGGATGGTCGCCGAGGCGATGCCGGACGCCCAGGGCGTCCCCGCCGAGGTGCACTGCTTCGTGCAGGACCTCACCGCACAGCGCAACGCCGAACTCGCGCTGATCGCCAGCGAGCGGGCGATGCTCACCCAGCACGGTGCGCTCCAGGCCGAACGCACCGTGGCCGCCCGCCTCCAGGACGCGCTGCTCCCCCTGCCCAAACAGCCCGTCGAGCTGGCCGGGCTGCGCGTCGACATCACCTACCTCCCGGCGCAGGCGGGCCTCAACGTCGGCGGCGACTGGTTCAGCGCCATCGAACTGCCCGACGGCGACGCCCTGTTCGTGGTGGGCGACGTGGCCGGGCACGGCATGGGCGCCGTCGCCGCGATGGCCCTGCTGCGCTTCACCGCCAAGGGCATGATCATCACCGGGTCCTCGCTGACCGGAGCGCTCTCCCGGCTCAACGCCCTGCTGCTGCACTCCCGCGACCCGCACGGCTCGGCGACCATGGTCCTGGCCCGCTACAGCCCGCGCGAGCACCGGCTGTTGTGGGCGCAGGCCGGGCATCCGCCGCCGCTGCTGGTGCGCGACGGCAAGGCGCGCTACCTGGAGCGGCCCTACGGCATGCTCCTCGGCGCGACCGACACGCCCCGCTACGAGGAGGCGGAGGTCGTCCTGCGGCCGGGCGACCGGCTGCTCCTCTACACCGACGGCCTGGTCGAACGGCCCGGGGAGAGCATCGACCGGGGCCTGGAGCGGCTGGCCGGCGCGGCCGGTCCGGACGGCTCCCCGGTACCGGCCCCGCTGGAGCGCCTGCTCGGCGCGCTGCTGGAACCCGACGGCCGCGACGACGTCTGCGTGTGCGACATCCAGGTCCCCGGCGACGACGCACCGTAG
- a CDS encoding MurR/RpiR family transcriptional regulator has protein sequence MPSPQQARAQASAITSGRTGPQTEVSPTSRLRTLFDGPRLSPGQRRIAQYLIENITEAAFLSITDLAERVGVSQPSVTRFAAAVGFSGYPALRERLQSIALGALAGGPAAAEVNRSNELQAAVDAEIENLENLRRDFADPDRVIDMGRQLSRSTPLTVLGLRISASLAEYFAYAARRVHPDVRLVTRGGSVAYDALLQSREAGGTWVLAFSMPRHAQETLTAVRVAHSAGLKVALVTDLALGPMADEADATFATGTGSRLVFDSYAAPGVMAAALLQAMTDAGPERTQARLEEYEQIAEQHQFFLRE, from the coding sequence GTGCCATCGCCGCAGCAGGCACGCGCACAGGCGTCAGCGATCACCTCGGGCAGAACCGGTCCGCAGACGGAGGTGTCCCCGACCTCCCGGCTCAGGACCCTCTTCGACGGCCCGCGGCTGTCTCCGGGACAACGGCGGATCGCCCAGTACCTGATCGAGAACATCACCGAGGCGGCGTTCCTGTCGATCACCGACCTCGCGGAGCGGGTCGGCGTCAGCCAGCCCTCGGTGACCCGGTTCGCCGCGGCGGTCGGGTTCAGCGGGTACCCCGCGCTGCGCGAGAGGCTCCAGTCGATCGCCCTGGGCGCGCTGGCCGGCGGCCCTGCGGCGGCCGAGGTGAACCGGAGCAACGAGCTTCAGGCGGCGGTGGACGCCGAGATCGAGAACCTGGAGAACCTGCGGCGCGACTTCGCCGACCCGGACCGGGTCATCGACATGGGCCGCCAGTTGTCCCGGTCGACGCCGCTGACCGTGCTGGGGCTGCGCATCTCGGCCTCGCTGGCCGAGTACTTCGCCTATGCCGCCCGCCGGGTCCATCCGGACGTCCGGCTGGTGACCCGGGGCGGCAGCGTCGCCTACGACGCGCTGCTCCAGTCCCGGGAGGCGGGCGGCACCTGGGTGCTGGCGTTCTCGATGCCCCGGCACGCGCAGGAGACGCTGACGGCGGTGCGGGTCGCGCACAGCGCGGGTCTCAAGGTCGCGCTGGTCACGGACCTGGCGCTGGGGCCGATGGCCGACGAGGCCGACGCCACGTTCGCCACCGGGACCGGCTCCCGGCTGGTCTTCGACTCCTACGCCGCGCCCGGCGTGATGGCGGCCGCCCTGCTCCAGGCCATGACGGACGCGGGCCCGGAGCGCACCCAGGCCCGGCTGGAGGAGTACGAGCAGATCGCCGAGCAGCACCAGTTCTTCCTGAGGGAATGA
- a CDS encoding phospholipid carrier-dependent glycosyltransferase — translation MARTHAPHRDEESTSGARARPPAPAGRRRLLVPLLAAVLLAQMAFAMVTAAVQQTPTVDEPVYVATAAEYLHEHRVRHNPEHPPLGKLVVAAGVALARPHVGAPFTGAQEDAGRRLLYESGNDPGRLMLWARLPVIALTLAFGLVVFAFARDLASPVAALTALALYTLSPDVVAHGSLATLDVPAAGFLLTSAWLLWRARHGRPRLCLAAAGVALGAALATKMSTLPAVPVLAALAALSVWARRPRDVRRALLGAGVVTVAAVAVVWAAYLAVDPRLRWDPHATHVPVVHGVRGLVVRALPFPAAYRDGMRVQFGLENQAWQGFLFGRLYSGARWYYLPVALVVKTPLGMLALWAAGAVATVAVRRLRPAAPYVLAPAAVLLASAMSGSRDLGTRYAVFLPMFLAVAAGCVPTVRRRWTPAATAATAATAALVAFVAVSSLRTFPYYLPYSNEAFGGPAGTHLRLHDSNVDWGQDLGRLADRLRERYPGERVWLVYKGSGLPGHYGIEASDPRRAPAREVHGLLVVSDSAAATARGRLAALLRSSTAVDEVGHSITLYRR, via the coding sequence ATGGCGCGCACACACGCACCGCACAGGGACGAGGAGAGCACGTCCGGCGCGAGGGCGAGGCCGCCCGCGCCGGCGGGCCGCCGACGGCTGCTCGTCCCGCTCCTCGCGGCCGTGCTGCTCGCCCAGATGGCGTTCGCGATGGTCACGGCCGCGGTACAGCAGACGCCGACCGTCGACGAACCGGTGTACGTGGCCACGGCGGCCGAGTACCTGCACGAGCACCGGGTGCGCCACAACCCTGAGCACCCGCCGCTCGGCAAGCTCGTCGTCGCGGCGGGCGTCGCCCTCGCCCGCCCGCACGTCGGCGCCCCCTTCACCGGCGCCCAGGAGGACGCGGGCCGCCGTCTGCTGTACGAGTCAGGCAACGATCCCGGACGGCTGATGCTGTGGGCCAGACTGCCCGTGATCGCCCTGACCCTGGCGTTCGGCCTGGTGGTGTTCGCCTTCGCCCGCGACCTGGCCAGCCCCGTCGCGGCGCTCACCGCGCTCGCCCTGTACACCCTCTCCCCCGACGTCGTCGCCCACGGCTCGCTGGCCACGCTGGACGTGCCCGCCGCGGGCTTCCTGCTGACCTCGGCGTGGCTCCTGTGGCGGGCCCGGCACGGCAGGCCGCGCCTGTGCCTCGCGGCGGCGGGCGTCGCGTTGGGCGCGGCGCTGGCCACGAAGATGAGCACCCTGCCCGCGGTCCCGGTGCTGGCCGCCCTGGCGGCGCTGTCGGTGTGGGCCCGCCGCCCGCGCGACGTCCGCAGGGCCCTGCTGGGGGCGGGGGTCGTGACGGTGGCCGCGGTGGCCGTCGTCTGGGCGGCGTACCTCGCGGTGGACCCGCGGCTGCGGTGGGACCCGCACGCGACGCACGTGCCCGTGGTGCACGGCGTGCGCGGGCTCGTCGTCCGGGCGCTGCCGTTCCCGGCGGCGTACCGGGACGGCATGCGGGTCCAGTTCGGCCTGGAGAACCAGGCCTGGCAGGGCTTCCTGTTCGGGCGCCTGTACTCCGGGGCCCGGTGGTACTACCTGCCGGTCGCGCTCGTCGTGAAGACCCCGCTCGGCATGCTCGCCCTGTGGGCGGCCGGGGCCGTCGCGACGGTCGCGGTGCGCCGGCTGCGGCCCGCGGCGCCGTACGTGCTGGCGCCGGCCGCCGTGCTGCTCGCCTCGGCCATGTCCGGCTCCCGGGACCTGGGCACCCGGTACGCCGTCTTCCTGCCGATGTTCCTCGCGGTGGCCGCGGGCTGCGTCCCGACGGTGCGCCGGCGGTGGACGCCGGCGGCGACGGCGGCGACGGCGGCGACGGCGGCCCTGGTCGCGTTCGTCGCCGTCAGTTCCCTGCGGACGTTTCCCTACTACCTGCCGTACTCCAACGAGGCGTTCGGCGGGCCGGCCGGGACGCATCTGCGGCTGCACGACTCCAACGTGGACTGGGGCCAGGACCTGGGACGGCTGGCGGACCGGCTGCGCGAGCGGTATCCGGGCGAGCGGGTGTGGCTCGTGTACAAGGGCAGCGGGCTGCCCGGCCACTACGGCATCGAGGCCTCCGATCCGCGCCGGGCGCCCGCGCGCGAGGTGCACGGACTGCTGGTCGTCTCGGACTCGGCCGCCGCCACGGCGCGGGGCCGGCTGGCGGCGCTGCTCCGCTCCAGCACGGCGGTCGACGAGGTCGGGCACTCGATCACCCTGTACCGGCGGTAA
- a CDS encoding phosphatase PAP2 family protein — translation MPSSAGLPTPSAVNRRRFLKTSLGGSAALVAAPTLVSWLGAADAKAATAPLAFVDDYKTNVSANLTPETNAVVRALGGFARVWKTGSAWNTGTPLRPDILRANVRYCVAVTRARTEAQGREAFVYDRQHQSYAMIGGLGPLADLYRTGAKAVTSITRAPDTVPATKIDDAVPADAPAGSALGAGSYDSELGLVAKLVDTVRGSFASGNPSKYAYQYPRPWRMNEHSQVVDTGRTDALGYPVYDSQVVVVPQLLRQRGTSPADDGGFPSGHTNAFHLASLAYAYAVPERFQELVTRALHLSHTRIVSGMHSTVDVLGGRVMATALAAAALADPANAELKAAARAQALAYFTRTTGTTPDTLFAYGHSDAGDEYGDREANARAIAPRLTYVLPREGRKEPLTVPKGAEVLLETRQPYLSAAQRRDVLRTTALPSGYVLLDGFEQWGRLDLFAAADGYGSFERDVTVTLDAARGGFHAADAWRNDIDGRGGLTKRGSGTLTLTGHNRYHGGTVLEAGVLVAGHPNALGQGDVRLTGGTLRAQTPVRACGAWVQEAGAVLDLTLRGHHGPAVTVSGRVRLDRGAVLSLRLDDERPPAAGTLVPVIAASALRGQFDRVELNSDRLRAVPVYTADGLSVRLLKR, via the coding sequence ATGCCGTCCTCCGCCGGGCTCCCCACCCCCTCGGCCGTGAACCGCAGGCGCTTTCTGAAGACCTCCCTGGGAGGCTCGGCGGCCCTGGTCGCCGCCCCGACGCTGGTGTCGTGGCTGGGAGCCGCCGACGCCAAGGCCGCCACCGCCCCGCTCGCGTTCGTCGACGACTACAAGACGAACGTCTCCGCCAACCTCACGCCCGAGACCAACGCCGTGGTGCGCGCCCTCGGCGGCTTCGCGCGGGTGTGGAAGACCGGCTCCGCCTGGAACACGGGCACGCCCCTGCGGCCCGACATCCTGCGCGCCAACGTGCGCTACTGCGTCGCGGTCACGCGGGCCCGCACCGAGGCGCAGGGCAGGGAGGCCTTCGTCTACGACCGCCAGCACCAGAGCTACGCGATGATCGGCGGCCTGGGCCCGCTGGCGGACCTCTACCGGACCGGCGCCAAGGCGGTCACGTCCATCACCCGCGCGCCGGACACCGTCCCCGCCACCAAGATCGACGACGCCGTGCCCGCCGACGCGCCCGCCGGCTCCGCGCTGGGCGCCGGCTCGTACGACTCCGAACTCGGCCTGGTGGCCAAGCTCGTGGACACCGTGCGGGGCAGCTTCGCCTCGGGCAACCCGAGCAAGTACGCCTACCAGTACCCGCGGCCGTGGCGCATGAACGAGCACAGCCAGGTCGTCGACACCGGCAGGACGGACGCGCTCGGCTACCCCGTCTACGACTCCCAGGTGGTCGTCGTCCCGCAGCTGCTGCGCCAGCGCGGCACCTCCCCCGCCGACGACGGCGGTTTCCCGAGCGGGCACACCAACGCCTTCCACCTGGCGTCGCTGGCCTACGCGTACGCCGTCCCCGAGCGGTTCCAGGAGCTGGTGACGCGCGCCCTGCACCTCAGCCACACCCGGATCGTCTCCGGCATGCACTCGACCGTCGACGTGCTGGGCGGGCGCGTCATGGCCACCGCGCTGGCCGCCGCCGCGCTCGCCGACCCGGCCAACGCCGAACTGAAGGCGGCCGCGCGGGCCCAGGCCCTGGCCTACTTCACGCGGACGACCGGCACGACCCCGGACACCCTGTTCGCTTATGGGCACTCCGACGCCGGGGACGAGTACGGCGACCGCGAGGCCAACGCCCGCGCGATCGCGCCCCGGCTCACCTACGTCCTGCCGCGGGAGGGACGCAAGGAGCCCCTGACCGTGCCCAAGGGCGCCGAGGTGCTGCTGGAGACGCGGCAGCCCTACCTCAGCGCGGCCCAGCGCCGTGACGTGCTGCGCACGACGGCGCTGCCCTCCGGCTACGTCCTGCTGGACGGCTTCGAGCAGTGGGGGCGGCTCGACCTGTTCGCGGCGGCCGACGGCTACGGCTCCTTCGAGCGCGACGTGACGGTCACCCTGGACGCGGCCCGGGGCGGCTTCCACGCGGCCGACGCCTGGCGCAACGACATCGACGGCCGGGGCGGTCTGACCAAGCGCGGGTCCGGCACGCTCACCCTGACCGGCCACAACCGCTACCACGGCGGCACCGTGCTGGAGGCGGGCGTGCTCGTCGCCGGGCACCCGAACGCGCTCGGCCAGGGCGATGTGCGGCTCACCGGCGGCACGCTGCGCGCGCAGACGCCCGTGCGGGCGTGCGGCGCGTGGGTGCAGGAGGCCGGCGCGGTGCTGGACCTGACGCTGCGCGGACACCACGGGCCCGCCGTCACCGTCTCCGGCCGGGTGCGGCTGGACCGCGGCGCGGTGCTGTCGCTGCGGCTGGACGACGAACGGCCCCCGGCCGCGGGAACGCTCGTCCCGGTGATCGCCGCCTCGGCGTTGCGCGGGCAGTTCGACCGTGTTGAGCTGAACTCCGACCGGCTGCGGGCCGTACCCGTGTACACGGCGGACGGTCTGTCGGTACGACTTCTGAAGCGGTGA
- a CDS encoding N-acetylglucosamine kinase produces the protein MQDSPPSGPLVVGIDVGGTKTRLRAVTGVDVVADHVRATSGWRPHEPAAAADRLAALVREVLPPGVLPSAVAVGAHACETPPQCARLRVALRERLGVPVRVVGDAELLVPAAGLDKGVGLVAGTGSVAVGTLPDGTVVQVGGWGAVLGDEGGGAGLVREAARAVWAAHDRGEEPDALALGLLDSFGVPEVPALGAALESATDVSAEWGRHAPVVFTAAAEGSALAAAVIGDAARALAALVAGLAARGVPVDDVVVAGGTVLGRPALYDAFSAALADALPGARPRPLTAPPVEGAVALARSLL, from the coding sequence GTGCAGGACTCTCCCCCTTCGGGCCCCCTCGTGGTCGGCATCGACGTGGGCGGCACCAAGACGCGTCTGCGCGCCGTCACGGGCGTCGACGTCGTGGCCGACCACGTCCGCGCCACCAGCGGCTGGCGGCCGCACGAGCCGGCGGCCGCGGCGGACCGGCTGGCCGCTCTCGTCCGCGAGGTCCTTCCCCCGGGCGTGCTCCCCTCGGCGGTCGCGGTGGGGGCGCACGCCTGTGAGACGCCCCCGCAGTGCGCGCGGCTCCGCGTCGCGCTGAGGGAACGGCTCGGGGTCCCCGTGCGGGTCGTGGGCGACGCCGAGCTGCTCGTTCCGGCCGCGGGCCTGGACAAGGGCGTCGGCCTGGTGGCCGGCACCGGTTCGGTGGCGGTGGGCACGCTGCCCGACGGCACGGTCGTCCAGGTGGGCGGCTGGGGCGCGGTCCTCGGCGACGAGGGCGGCGGCGCCGGTCTCGTCCGCGAGGCGGCCCGCGCCGTGTGGGCCGCGCACGACCGGGGCGAGGAACCCGACGCCCTCGCGCTCGGCCTGCTCGACTCGTTCGGCGTGCCCGAGGTGCCGGCGCTGGGCGCGGCGCTGGAGAGCGCCACGGACGTCTCCGCCGAGTGGGGGCGGCACGCTCCCGTCGTCTTCACGGCGGCCGCCGAGGGCTCCGCGCTCGCCGCCGCCGTGATCGGCGACGCCGCCCGTGCGCTCGCCGCGCTCGTCGCCGGACTCGCCGCGCGCGGGGTCCCGGTCGACGACGTGGTCGTGGCGGGCGGCACCGTCCTCGGCCGGCCCGCACTGTACGACGCGTTCAGCGCGGCCCTCGCCGACGCCCTGCCGGGAGCACGGCCCCGGCCGCTGACCGCGCCGCCCGTCGAGGGCGCGGTGGCGCTGGCCCGTTCGCTGCTGTGA
- a CDS encoding ROK family transcriptional regulator, which produces MVEAPRLTESASAVFAVLAQAGSATRPQLASLAGLSKPTVSSAVAELEGARLAAHSGTASSGTGRSAAVYCLGPAAGAVLAVDLGPALTRVRGSALDGTPLAEATASREDAADAVREALGALPEGVPLRSIVVAVGDVLAPDRRGSGMRPATAKAGPVFDAMAVALPPGVPVHLENNVNCAALAELHEGAARGRHTFGYLRIGVGVGLGIVVAGQVLRGSNGAAGELARLPYPWDDGREPRQEALEEYIGARSLLRRAGAAWQPSDGPCPRTTDRLFALAGQGVRPARDVVARHAVDVGRLAAAVTAVLDPGLIVLGGSTGADPQLLPGVRTELARLSWPTEVVSSTVGDSGTVAGAARLAVARGVQTVTQTARAED; this is translated from the coding sequence GTGGTTGAAGCCCCCCGCCTGACCGAGAGCGCGAGCGCCGTGTTCGCCGTGCTGGCCCAGGCGGGCAGCGCGACCCGGCCCCAGCTCGCGAGCCTGGCGGGACTGTCCAAACCGACGGTGTCCTCCGCCGTCGCCGAGCTGGAGGGCGCCCGGCTCGCCGCCCACTCCGGCACCGCCTCCAGCGGCACCGGCCGCTCCGCCGCCGTCTACTGCCTCGGCCCGGCCGCCGGCGCCGTGCTCGCCGTCGACCTCGGTCCCGCCCTCACCCGGGTCCGGGGCAGCGCCCTGGACGGAACCCCCCTCGCCGAGGCCACGGCCTCCCGCGAGGACGCCGCCGACGCCGTGCGCGAGGCTCTCGGCGCGCTGCCCGAGGGCGTTCCGCTGCGCTCCATCGTCGTCGCGGTGGGCGACGTCCTCGCGCCCGACCGGCGGGGCAGCGGCATGCGGCCCGCCACCGCCAAGGCGGGACCGGTCTTCGACGCCATGGCCGTGGCGCTGCCGCCCGGCGTCCCCGTCCATCTGGAGAACAACGTCAACTGCGCGGCGCTCGCGGAACTGCACGAGGGCGCCGCCCGGGGCCGCCACACGTTCGGCTATCTGCGGATCGGCGTCGGCGTCGGTCTGGGCATCGTCGTCGCGGGGCAGGTGCTGCGCGGCTCCAACGGCGCCGCCGGCGAGCTGGCGCGGCTGCCCTACCCCTGGGACGACGGCCGTGAACCGCGCCAGGAGGCCCTGGAGGAGTACATCGGCGCCCGCTCCCTGCTGCGCCGGGCCGGCGCGGCCTGGCAGCCCTCCGACGGCCCCTGCCCGCGCACCACCGACCGGCTGTTCGCCCTCGCCGGACAGGGTGTGCGGCCGGCCCGTGACGTGGTCGCGCGGCACGCGGTGGACGTCGGCCGGCTGGCCGCCGCCGTGACCGCCGTGCTGGACCCCGGACTGATCGTGCTGGGGGGCTCCACCGGCGCGGATCCCCAGCTCCTGCCCGGGGTGCGGACCGAACTGGCACGGCTGAGCTGGCCCACCGAGGTGGTCAGCAGCACGGTCGGGGATTCCGGCACCGTGGCGGGCGCGGCACGGCTCGCGGTCGCCCGGGGAGTCCAAACCGTGACCCAGACCGCGCGGGCTGAGGATTGA
- a CDS encoding ABC transporter substrate-binding protein — MTIVGVRRSRRLGRGGIRRLVPLAAVASAGALLLTACGSDGGSGGTSKSLTFWISTVPGQDAGWKKMVAQYKKEAGVDVKLVNIPYDGYTTKLKNAAQANSLPDVAAVPALDPIWSSKLIDLSSIAGDKTNKINANFLAKDSSGKVLAIPSDVTASGMFINKSLFEKAKVPFPTSPSKTWTWTEFIAAANKVREKTGAKYSLTFDQSPSRLRAMVYEMGGKYVHADDSGKFSVDEPTKKAVNYFVGLNDDKTMPKSVWTSGADPSAMFQSGDVVAFWSGVWQVANFADGIKKFDWASVPTPAQPVQASDVNSGGMMVGFNNNGDAATAATKFMSWLYEPDHYRALCETSGFLPVESGLNPKYPFTSEAAQAAFKLYNEEIPLYAPISGYFNGAQTNWVLKGKSLTEDPTKTELGKAINGQQSADKALENIVAGYNQQVGGGS, encoded by the coding sequence ATGACCATTGTGGGTGTGCGGCGCTCCCGCCGACTCGGCCGCGGCGGCATACGCCGCCTTGTCCCCCTCGCTGCCGTGGCCTCGGCAGGAGCCCTGCTGCTGACCGCCTGCGGTTCGGACGGCGGCTCCGGCGGCACCTCCAAGTCGCTGACGTTCTGGATCTCCACGGTTCCGGGACAGGACGCGGGCTGGAAGAAGATGGTGGCGCAGTACAAGAAGGAAGCCGGCGTCGACGTCAAGCTGGTCAACATCCCCTACGACGGCTACACGACGAAGCTGAAGAACGCCGCCCAGGCCAACTCCCTGCCCGACGTGGCGGCCGTGCCGGCGCTGGACCCCATCTGGTCGTCCAAGCTCATCGACCTCAGCTCCATCGCCGGCGACAAGACCAACAAGATCAACGCCAACTTCCTCGCCAAGGACTCCTCCGGCAAGGTGCTGGCCATCCCCTCGGACGTCACCGCGTCCGGCATGTTCATCAACAAGTCGCTGTTCGAGAAGGCCAAGGTGCCCTTCCCGACGTCGCCCTCGAAGACCTGGACCTGGACCGAGTTCATCGCTGCGGCCAACAAGGTCCGCGAGAAGACCGGCGCCAAGTACTCCCTCACCTTCGACCAGTCGCCCTCCCGGCTGCGCGCCATGGTGTACGAGATGGGCGGCAAGTACGTCCACGCCGACGACTCCGGCAAGTTCTCGGTGGACGAGCCGACCAAGAAGGCCGTGAACTACTTCGTCGGGCTGAACGACGACAAGACCATGCCGAAGTCGGTGTGGACCAGCGGCGCCGACCCGTCGGCCATGTTCCAGAGCGGTGACGTGGTCGCCTTCTGGTCCGGCGTGTGGCAGGTCGCCAACTTCGCGGACGGCATCAAGAAGTTCGACTGGGCCAGCGTCCCGACCCCCGCGCAGCCCGTGCAGGCCAGCGACGTCAACAGCGGCGGCATGATGGTCGGCTTCAACAACAACGGCGACGCCGCGACCGCCGCGACCAAGTTCATGTCCTGGCTGTACGAGCCGGACCACTACCGCGCGCTGTGCGAGACGTCCGGCTTCCTGCCCGTCGAGAGCGGACTGAACCCGAAGTACCCCTTCACCTCCGAGGCGGCGCAGGCGGCGTTCAAGCTGTACAACGAGGAGATCCCGCTCTACGCCCCGATCTCCGGCTACTTCAACGGCGCGCAGACCAACTGGGTGCTGAAGGGCAAGAGCCTCACCGAGGACCCGACCAAGACGGAACTCGGCAAGGCGATCAACGGCCAGCAGTCGGCCGACAAGGCCCTGGAGAACATCGTGGCCGGCTACAACCAGCAGGTCGGCGGCGGATCGTAG